Genomic segment of Cronobacter dublinensis subsp. dublinensis LMG 23823:
TTCATGACGCTTTTTCCGGGCTGGCCTTCACCACGGTGGGTTTCGCGGCGCGGCGCTTCATGCGCTCGTCAATCAAGTATTTTACCGCCAGCATCATGCCGAGGCCGATAAACGCGCCTGGCGGCAGCATCGCGAGCAGAAACGGCGTGTCGGTATGGAAGACTTCGATGCGCAGCACGCGCGCCCAGCTGCCGAGCAGGCCGTCGGCGCCGTCAAACAGCGTGCCGTTGCCGAGGATCTCGCGCAGCGAGCCGAGCACGAACATCGCGCCGGTCGCCCCCATGCCGATGGCGAAGCCGTCGAGCGCCGAGAGCAGCGGGCCATTTTTAGCGGCGAACGCTTCGGCGCGACCTACCACGATACAGTTGGTCACGATTAGCGGGATAAAAATGCCGAGCGACTGATACAGCCCGAACGCGTAGGCGTTAATCAGCATCTGCACGATACTCACCACCGCCGCGATAATCATCACGTAGATCGGAATACGAATTTCGCCTGGCATCCAGCGGCGAAACGCGGAGATAGAGGCGTTGGTCAGCGTCAGCACCAGCGTCGTCGCAAGGCCCAGACCGAGCGCGTTAGTGGCGGTGGACGTCACGGCCAGCAGCGGGCACATGCCAAGCAGCTGCACCAGCGCCGAGTTATTTTTCCATAACCCGTTAACCAGAATCGATTTCACGTCATTCATGGGTGTCTCCACAGGAAGGCAGGGTGGAAAGCTGCGGCGCCAGCGTTTGCGCATACAGGCCCGCGCGTTTCACGGCGTTCACCACCGCGCGCGGCGTAATGGTCGCGCCGGTGAACTGGTCAAACTGGCCGCCATCTTTTTTCACCGCCCAGCGACTGTCGTCCGGCCCCTGGATAACTTTACCGGTAAAGCCCGTGATCCAGCTGCTGATGCGGGTTTCGATTTTATCGCCAAGCCCCGGCGTTTCATGATGTTCCGTTACGCGGGTGCCGAGCACGGTGCCTTTGAAATCGGCGCCAACCAGTAGCTGAATAGCGCCGGAGTAGCCGTCAGGCGCGGTGGCCTGCATTACGACCGCAACCGGCGTGTCGCCTTTACGCGCCACCCACAGCTGCTTTTCACCGCGACCGAGCGCCGGCGCATTCACAAGATAGCAGCTCTGCTGAATATCATTGTCATACATCTGCGGCGGCAGCACCTGGTCGAACAACTGTTTTTGTTGCAGCGCCGCCTGGCCTTCAATCGTGGTTTTGGTGAGCGCGTTAACCATCGCCGTAAGGCCGGTGGTCAGCGCGGCGAAAACGGCGAGCGTCACGCCATGTTTCTGGATAGTTTTTAGCATGACGACTCCTTACCGGTGACCGTAAACCCGCGGACGGGTGTAGTAATCAATAAGCGGCACGGTGATATTGGCGAGCAGCACCGCAAACGCGACGCCGTCCGGGTAGCCGCCGAAGCTGCGGATAAGCCAGACCAGCAGGCCCGCCAGCGCGCCAAACACCAGACGCCCTTTATTGGTCGTCGAGGCGGTGACCGGGTCGGTAAGAATAAAGAACGCGCCAAACATCGTCGCCCCGGAGAGCAGATGCATCAGCGGCGAGAGAAATTTCTCCGGAGCAATGACCCAGCCGAGCGTCGCGCATATCGCGAGCGTCGCGATAAAGCTCGCGGGGATATGCCAGCGGATGGTGCCGCGCGCCAGCAGGAACAGACCGCCCGCGAGATACGCGAGGTTCACCCACTGCCAGCCGAGGCCTGCCAGCGCGCCGCCGTAAATCGGCTCCGCCAGCAACTCGCCCGCCGGGTGCCCGGCGTGCAGACCGGTTTTAAAAGTATCGAGCGGCGTAGCCTGGCTTACGCCATCGATACCAAGACGCAGTTGCGCCATGCTATCGCCGCTTGCGGTCACGCCGTGGAAAATCACCTGTAACGCGTCGATAAAGCCAGGTGCGGTCGCGGCAATCTGCTGCGGCGGAAGCCAGTTGGTCATCTGCACCGGGAAGGAAATCAGCAGTACCACATAGCCTGTCATCGCCGGGTTAAACGGGTTATGACCGAGCCCGCCGTAGAGTTGCTTGGCGATGATCACCGCGAAAACGGTGCCAAGCACAACCATCCACCACGGCGCCAGCGGCGGAATGCTCACGCCCAGCAGCAGACCGGTCAGCAGGGCGGAGTTATCGCCAAGGCGGCTTTTCAGCGAGAGTTTGCGCATCCGTAATATCAGCGCTTCGCTGGCGAGTGCGCTCACGATGGCTAACAGAATCTGCACCAGGCTACCGTAGCCAAAAAAGTAACACTGCGCGGCGATGCCCGGCACGGCCGCGAGCGTCACCAGCATCATGATACGCGACGTCTGGCGCTGGTTATGGGTATAAGGGGAACTTGCGATTCTGAAAACCATTTAATCCTCGTTAACAACCTTGTCGGCAGCCTTGCGTGCCTGCACCCTGGCAATCGCGGCGGCAACAGCCGCTTTGCGCGCAGAGTCCGCGTCATCTTCTTCATTTGCTGCCCGGGCGCGCTCATCTGCCTGCGCGGCCTTACGGGCTTTGGCGCGGGCGATGGCGGCTTCCACGGCGGCCTTGCGCGGGTCAACCGGCTCGGCAGAGGTTTCCGCAACCGGCGCGCGCTCGCAAGCCTGCGCGGCTTTGCGCGCTTTGGCGCGAGCGATAGCGGCTTCGACGGCGGCCTTGCGCGGATCAACCGGCTCGGCAGGGATTTCCGCGACCGGCGCGCTCTCGCCAGCCTGCGCGGCTTTACGCGCTTTGGCGCGGGCAATGGCGGCTTCGACAGCGGCCTTGCGCGGATCAACCGGCTCGGCAGGCGCTTCCGCGACTGGCGCGCTCTCATCTGCCTGCGCGGCTTTACGCGCTTTGGCGCGGGCGATAGCGGCTTCGACGGCGGCCTTGCGCGGATCAACCGGCTCGGCAGGGGTTTCCGCAACCGGCGCGCTCTCGCCAGCCTGCGCGGCTTTACGTGCTTTGGCGCGGGCGATAGCGGCTTCAACGGCGGCTTTACGCGGGTCGACCGGCTCGGCAGGGGTTTCCGCAACCGGCGCGCTTTCGCCTGCCTGTGCGGCTTTACGCGCTTTGGCGCGAGCGATAGCGGCTTCGACGGCGGCCTTGCGCGGATCAACCGGCTCGGCAGGGGTTTCCGCAACCGGCGCGCTCTCGCCTGCCTGTGCGGCTTTACGGGCTTTGGCGCGGGCGATAGCGGCTTCAACGGCGGCCTTGCGCGGGTCGGTTTCGTTAACCGGCTCGGTGGCTTCCATCGCAGGAACGGAGCTGTTCGCCGCCATCTCCTGCTGGACTTTTTCCGCCTGGCGCGCGCGGGCTTCGGCCTTGCGCGCTTCGCGGGCGGCAATCACCGCGCTGTTGTCCGGTTTCTCGCCTGCTGCGACCACAATCGGCCGGTCATCGGCTTTTTTCTCGCGCACGCGAGCCAGCGCCGCCTGAATAGCATCCTGATCCTGGCCGGAAGGCTGCGCGGCAGATTTCTTGTGGCGCTCCAGGCGCGCGGCTTTTTCACGTTCAAGGCGCAACTGGCGCGCCTCAAAGCGCGCTTTGGCTTCGGCGGCGCGCTGCTGTTCTTCGGCGATGGCGCGGATCTCGGCCTTTTCCTGACGGAAATATTGCACCAGCGGGATGTTGCTCGGGCAGACATACGCACATGCGCCGCACTCAATACAGTCCGCCAGGTTATGGGCGGTGGCTTTGTCGTGCTGCTGACCGACGCTGAACCAGTAAAGCTGCTGCGGCAGAAGATCGGCCGGGCAGGCGTCGGCGCAGGCGCTGCAACGGATGCAGTGCTGCTCTTCCTGCGGGGCGCCCATCTCGGTGGCGGACGGCGCGAGCAGGCAGTTAGTGATTTTGACCACCGGCACATCCAGACCGGGCAGGGTGAAGCCCATCAGCGGGCCGCCCATAATCACCAGCTGTTCGCTGGTCGGGATAAAACCTGCGTGTTCAAGCAGGTGACGCACCGGCGTGCCGATACGCGCCCAGACGTTGCCTGGACGGCCCACGGCCTCGCCTGTAAGCGTCACCACGCGTTCGGTCAGCGGCTCGCCGTCAATAATGGCGCGCTTCACCGCAAACGCGGTGCCGACGTTCTGCATCAGCACGCCGATATCCGAAGAACGGCCGCCGTGCGGCACCTGTTTGCCGGTCAGGATCTGGGTCAGCTGTTTCGCGCCACCCGACGGGTATTTGGTGGGGATTACGCGCAGGCGGATTTTATGCTCGCCGTGCAGCACGGCGCGCATCATGGAAATCGCCTGCGGCTTGTTGTCTTCGATACCGATCAGGACTTCGCGCGGCTGCAAAATATGCGCGAGGATACGCACGCCGTCGATGATTTGTGCGGCGCAGTCCTGCATCAGACGGTCATCGGCGGTGATATACGGCTCGCACTCGGCGGCGTTGATGATAAGCGTCTCGATTTTATCGCCGCCGCCCTGCAGTTTAGTGCCGGTCGGGAAACCGGCGCCGCCGAGCCCCGCCACGCCAAACGCATGGATGCGCTCAATCAGCGCCTCGCGGCTGCGACTCTGGTAATCGCTCCAGCCGTCGCGGGCAATCCAGCGGTCTTCGCCGTCGGCGTCGATGATCACTGAGAGCTCCGGCAGGGCGGACGGGTGCGCCGTAGGGTGCGGCATAATCGCCGTTACCGTGCCAGAGGTAGGGGCATGTACCGGCAGCATCCGACCACGGCCCACGGTGAGCGGCTGGCCGCGCAGGACTTTATCGCCCGGTGCCACGCAGATCTCGCCTTCGTTGCCGATGTGCTGTTTGAGCGGAATGATAAAACGGCCCGGCAGCGGCAACTGGCGCAGCGGGGTGCCGTTCGACTGGGTTTTCATCTCCGGCGGATGAATGCCGCCGTTGAAATCCCAGACTTTCTCTTTTCTGAACGCAGAAAATAACTTAAGCATGATGTTCCACAGGAATGTTACGCACCGGAATGGTGTTGAGATCCCACTTCCAGTTATCCGTTGTGGTGGCGGCCGGGCGCAGCTCAATGCACTGCGTCGGGCAGGGGTCAACGCACAGATTACAGCCGGTGCAGAGGTCGCTCATCACGGTGTGCATGGCGCGGGTGGCGCCAACAATCGCATCCACCGGACAGGCCTGAATACATTTGGTGCAGCCAATGCAGTTCGGCTCGTCGATAACGGCCAGCATACGCACCGGCTCTGCGGCCGCTTCGCCGTCGAGCGGCTGCGGCTCGACGTTAAGGAGCGTGGCAATTTTCTGCATCACCGGCTCGCCGCCAGGGACGCAGCGGTTGATCTGCTCGCCGTTATTGGCGACGGCTTCGGCATAAGGGCGGCAGCCTGGATAACCGCACTGGCCGCACTGGCTCTGGGGCAGCAACTCATCGACCTGATCGACCACCGGATCTTCTTCTGCGGCGAAACGCCGCGAGGCGTAGCCCAGCAGCATGCCGAACAGTAGCGCCAGCAGCGTCAGCGCGACGACCGCTATAACAATCATGTTCATCAGAACTTCACCAGCCCGCTAAAGCCCATAAAGGCGAGCGACATCAGACCCGCCGTGACCAGCGCGATGGCGTTGCCGCGAAACGGCAGCGGCACGTCGGCGACGACCAGACGCTCGCGGATAGCGGCGAACAGCACCATCACCAGCGAAAAGCCGACGGCGGCGGAGAAGCCGTACAGCGCCGACTGCATAAAGGTGTGGTTAAGATTGATGCTCAGTAGCGCCACGCCGAGCACGGCGCAGTTAGTGGTGATCAGCGGCAGATAGATGCCCAGCAGGCGATAGAGCGCCGGGCTGGTTTTGCGCACCACCATTTCCGTGAACTGCACCACCACGGCGATGACGAGAATAAACGCCATCGTGCGCAGGTAGACCAGCTCAAGCGGTACCAGGATCAGGTGATCGATAATCCAGGAAAAAATGGTCGCCAGCGTCATAACGAACGTGGTCGCCATGCCCATCCCGATCGCGGATTCCAGCTTTTTGGAAACACCCATAAACGGGCACAGGCCGAGAAACTTCACGAGTACGAAGTTATTGACCAGCACCGTTCCAACAAACAACAGCAAATAATCAGTCATTATTCGACCTGAAACGAAAAAAGCCGCTCATTATCGGACATCCGACAGAGCGCGACAACGGAGAATCTGTAAGGTTATTTTGCCCGGACAAACGTCTGTTTCACCCGCACGGAACGCTTGAAATAAGGCACCAGCAGCGCGGCGGCCAGCAGCGGGAACAGCAGCTGACGCACGGCCAGCGCATCGCTCACCGGCGAGAACGCAAATGATTTAATCGCCAGCAGGACGGTCAGCAGCAGCCAG
This window contains:
- a CDS encoding electron transport complex subunit E — encoded protein: MNDVKSILVNGLWKNNSALVQLLGMCPLLAVTSTATNALGLGLATTLVLTLTNASISAFRRWMPGEIRIPIYVMIIAAVVSIVQMLINAYAFGLYQSLGIFIPLIVTNCIVVGRAEAFAAKNGPLLSALDGFAIGMGATGAMFVLGSLREILGNGTLFDGADGLLGSWARVLRIEVFHTDTPFLLAMLPPGAFIGLGMMLAVKYLIDERMKRRAAKPTVVKASPEKAS
- the rsxG gene encoding electron transport complex subunit RsxG, producing MLKTIQKHGVTLAVFAALTTGLTAMVNALTKTTIEGQAALQQKQLFDQVLPPQMYDNDIQQSCYLVNAPALGRGEKQLWVARKGDTPVAVVMQATAPDGYSGAIQLLVGADFKGTVLGTRVTEHHETPGLGDKIETRISSWITGFTGKVIQGPDDSRWAVKKDGGQFDQFTGATITPRAVVNAVKRAGLYAQTLAPQLSTLPSCGDTHE
- the rsxD gene encoding electron transport complex subunit RsxD, whose product is MVFRIASSPYTHNQRQTSRIMMLVTLAAVPGIAAQCYFFGYGSLVQILLAIVSALASEALILRMRKLSLKSRLGDNSALLTGLLLGVSIPPLAPWWMVVLGTVFAVIIAKQLYGGLGHNPFNPAMTGYVVLLISFPVQMTNWLPPQQIAATAPGFIDALQVIFHGVTASGDSMAQLRLGIDGVSQATPLDTFKTGLHAGHPAGELLAEPIYGGALAGLGWQWVNLAYLAGGLFLLARGTIRWHIPASFIATLAICATLGWVIAPEKFLSPLMHLLSGATMFGAFFILTDPVTASTTNKGRLVFGALAGLLVWLIRSFGGYPDGVAFAVLLANITVPLIDYYTRPRVYGHR
- the rsxC gene encoding electron transport complex subunit RsxC, which encodes MLKLFSAFRKEKVWDFNGGIHPPEMKTQSNGTPLRQLPLPGRFIIPLKQHIGNEGEICVAPGDKVLRGQPLTVGRGRMLPVHAPTSGTVTAIMPHPTAHPSALPELSVIIDADGEDRWIARDGWSDYQSRSREALIERIHAFGVAGLGGAGFPTGTKLQGGGDKIETLIINAAECEPYITADDRLMQDCAAQIIDGVRILAHILQPREVLIGIEDNKPQAISMMRAVLHGEHKIRLRVIPTKYPSGGAKQLTQILTGKQVPHGGRSSDIGVLMQNVGTAFAVKRAIIDGEPLTERVVTLTGEAVGRPGNVWARIGTPVRHLLEHAGFIPTSEQLVIMGGPLMGFTLPGLDVPVVKITNCLLAPSATEMGAPQEEQHCIRCSACADACPADLLPQQLYWFSVGQQHDKATAHNLADCIECGACAYVCPSNIPLVQYFRQEKAEIRAIAEEQQRAAEAKARFEARQLRLEREKAARLERHKKSAAQPSGQDQDAIQAALARVREKKADDRPIVVAAGEKPDNSAVIAAREARKAEARARQAEKVQQEMAANSSVPAMEATEPVNETDPRKAAVEAAIARAKARKAAQAGESAPVAETPAEPVDPRKAAVEAAIARAKARKAAQAGESAPVAETPAEPVDPRKAAVEAAIARAKARKAAQAGESAPVAETPAEPVDPRKAAVEAAIARAKARKAAQADESAPVAEAPAEPVDPRKAAVEAAIARAKARKAAQAGESAPVAEIPAEPVDPRKAAVEAAIARAKARKAAQACERAPVAETSAEPVDPRKAAVEAAIARAKARKAAQADERARAANEEDDADSARKAAVAAAIARVQARKAADKVVNED
- the rsxB gene encoding electron transport complex subunit RsxB; translation: MNMIVIAVVALTLLALLFGMLLGYASRRFAAEEDPVVDQVDELLPQSQCGQCGYPGCRPYAEAVANNGEQINRCVPGGEPVMQKIATLLNVEPQPLDGEAAAEPVRMLAVIDEPNCIGCTKCIQACPVDAIVGATRAMHTVMSDLCTGCNLCVDPCPTQCIELRPAATTTDNWKWDLNTIPVRNIPVEHHA
- the rsxA gene encoding electron transport complex subunit RsxA: MTDYLLLFVGTVLVNNFVLVKFLGLCPFMGVSKKLESAIGMGMATTFVMTLATIFSWIIDHLILVPLELVYLRTMAFILVIAVVVQFTEMVVRKTSPALYRLLGIYLPLITTNCAVLGVALLSINLNHTFMQSALYGFSAAVGFSLVMVLFAAIRERLVVADVPLPFRGNAIALVTAGLMSLAFMGFSGLVKF